A window of Ananas comosus cultivar F153 linkage group 4, ASM154086v1, whole genome shotgun sequence contains these coding sequences:
- the LOC109708860 gene encoding ent-kaur-16-ene synthase, chloroplastic-like → MVPSPGSPQTPCFPQCVDWMLQNQNSNGSWGLDHIHPSLMKDALSSTLACVLALKRWNVGEEHVRRGLRYIGSNLSCILDENYQSPVGFNIIFPSMLELVIDLGLDIPISQRAIQDILCLRDLELKRSGTMVIPM, encoded by the exons ATGGTCCCTTCTCCTGGGTCTCCTCAAACTCCGTGCTTCCCTCAGTGCGTCGATTGGATgttacaaaatcaaaattctaatgGATCCTGGGGACTTGACCACATTCATCCCTCTTTGATGAAAGATGCTCTATCTTCCACATTGGCATGTGTACTTGCGCTCAAGCGATGGAATGTGGGTGAAGAGCATGTAAGAAGAG GGCTACGTTATATTGGATCTAATTTGTCATGTATTCTGGATGAGAATTATCAGTCTCCTGTCGGCTTCAATATCATTTTCCCTAGCATGCTTGAACTTGTCATCGATTTGGGTTTAGATATTCCCATAAGTCAGCGTGCTATTCAGGATATTCTTTGCCTTCGAGATTTAGAATTGAAAAGGTCAGGCACGATGGTTATTCCAAtgtaa